From a region of the Aythya fuligula isolate bAytFul2 chromosome 29, bAytFul2.pri, whole genome shotgun sequence genome:
- the PFKM gene encoding ATP-dependent 6-phosphofructokinase, muscle type has product MGALPELSPEAARLLASAALGLAALLVLLTLLPPAKKMAQPPKACVHTENLGAGKAIAVLTSGGDAQGMNAAVRAVVRVGIYTGAKVYFVHEGYQGLVDGGDNIKEATWESVSMMLQLGGTVIGSARCQDFRTREGRLKAARNLVKRGITNLCVIGGDGSLTGADTFRAEWSSLLAELLKTGGITAEEAKKSSYLNIVGMVGSIDNDFCGTDMTIGTDSALHRIMEIVDAITTTAQSHQRTFVLEVMGRHCGYLALITSLACGADWVFIPESPPEDDWEDHLCRRLTETRLGGSRLNIIIVAEGAIDKHGKPITSDDIKNLVVKRLGYDTRVTILGHVQRGGTPSAFDRVLGSRMGVEAVMALLEATPETPACVVSLSGNQAVRLPLMECVQVTKDVTTAMNEKRFDDALKLRGRSFQNNWNVYKLLAHIRPPSTKSGYTLAVLNVGAPAAGMNAAVRSTVRIGLIHGHRMLAVHDGFEGLAFGKVEEISWERVGGWTGLGGSKLGTKRTLPKKYFEEISANISSFGIHGLIIIGGFEAFTGSLEMMEGRAKFEELCIPLCVIPATVSNNVPGSDFSIGADTALNTITTTCDRIKQSAAGTKRRVFIIETMGGYCGYLATLAGLAGGADAAYIYEEHFNIRDLQINVEHLTEKMKTTVKRGLVLRNERCNENYTTDFIYNLYSEEGKGIFDCRKNVLGHMQQGGTPTPFDRNFGTKMGAKAVAWITGKIKECSRHGRIFANTADSACLLGMRKRSLVFQPVAELKEQTDFEHRIPKEQWWLKLRPILKILAKYNIELDTSEKAHLEHVRQKRISLESNI; this is encoded by the exons ATGGGGGCTCTCCCCGAGCTCTCCCCCGAGGCTGCCCGGCTCCTGGCCTCGGCTGCGCTCGGCCTCGCTgccctcctcgtcctcctcaCCCTCCTGCCGCCAG CCAAGAAGATGGCGCAGCCGCCGAAGGCCTGCGTGCACACGGAGAACCTGGGCGCCGGCAAAGCCATCGCCGTCCTCACCTCTGGGGGGGACGCGCAGG GCATGAACGCGGCCGTCCGCGCCGTGGTGCGCGTGGGCATTTACACGGGTGCCAAAGTCTACTTCGTGCACGAG GGCTACCAGGGGCTGGTGGACGGCGGGGACAACATCAAGGAGGCCACCTGGGAGAGCGTCTCCATGATGCTGCAGCTG GGCGGCACGGTCATCGGCAGCGCCCGGTGCCAGGATTTTCGGACGCGTGAGGGGCGCCTGAAAGCCGCCCGCAACCTGGTGAAGCGCGGCATCACCAACCTCTGCGTCATCGGCGGCGATGGCAGCCTCACCGGCGCCGACACCTTCCGCGCCGAGTGGAGCAGCCTCCTGGCCGAGCTGCTGAAGACAG GGGGGATCACGGCGGAGGAGGCGAAGAAGTCGAGCTACCTGAACATCGTGGGCATGGTGGGCTCCATCGACAACGATTTCTGCGGCACCGACATGACCATCGGCACCGACTCGGCGCTGCACCGCATCATGGAGATCGTGGACGCCATCACCACCACGGCCCAGAG CCACCAGCGGACGTTCGTGCTGGAAGTGATGGGTCGGCACTGCGG CTACCTGGCTCTCATCACCTCCCTGGCCTGCGGCGCTGACTGGGTCTTCATCCCCGAGTCCCCTCCCGAGGATGACTGGGAGGACCACTTGTGCCGGAGGCTGACAGAG ACCCGCCTGGGCGGCTCGAGGCTGAACATCATCATCGTGGCCGAGGGTGCCATCGACAAGCACGGCAAGCCCATCACCTCCGACGACATCAAAAAT CTGGTGGTGAAGCGTTTGGGCTATGACACCCGGGTCACCATCCTGGGCCACGTGCAGCGCGGCGGGACGCCCTCCGCCTTCGACCGTGTCCTG GGCAGCCGCATGGGCGTGGAAGCCGTCATGGCCCTGCTGGAGGCCACCCCCGAGACCCCCGCCTGCGTCGTCAGCCTCTCGGGCAACCAGGCCGTGCGCCTGCCCCTGATGGAGTGCGTGCAGGTG ACCAAAGACGTGACAACGGCGATGAACGAGAAGCGCTTCGATGATGCCCTGAAGCTGCGGGGCCG gagTTTCCAAAACAACTGGAACGTGTACAAGCTGCTGGCGCACATCCGCCCGCCCTCCACCAAG AGTGGCTACACGCTGGCCGTGCTCAACGTGGGCGCCCCGGCCGCCGGCATGAACGCGGCCGTGCGCTCCACCGTGAGGATCGGCCTCATCCACGGGCACCGCATGCTGGCGGTGCACGACGGCTTCGAGGGGCTCGCTTTTGGGAAG GTGGAAGAGATCAGCTGGGAGAGGGTCGGCGGCTGGACGGGGCTGGGTGGCTCCAAGCTGGGGACGAAGAG GACCTTGCCCAAGAAATACTTCGAGGAAATCAGCGCCAACATCAGCAGCTTCGGCATCCACGGGCTGATCATCATCGGGGGCTTCGAG GCCTTCACGGGCAGCCTGGAGATGATGGAGGGCAGGGCCAAGTTCGAGGAGCTCTGCATCCCGCTCTGCGTCATCCCCGCCACCGTCTCCAACAACGTCCCTGGCTCTGACTTCAGCATCGGCGCCGACACCGCCCTCAACACCATCACCACG ACCTGCGACCGCATCAAGCAGTCGGCGGCGGGCACCAAGCGGCGCGTGTTCATCATCGAGACGATGGGCGGCTACTGCGGCTACCTGGCCACGCTggcggggctggcggggggcgCCGACGCCGCCTACATCTACGAGGAGCACTTCAACATCCGTGATCTGCAG ATCAACGTGGAGCATTTAACCGAAAAAATGAAGACGACGGTGAAACGAGGGCTGGTGCTCAG GAACGAGCGCTGCAACGAGAACTACACCACCGACTTCATCTACAACCTCTACTCCGAGGAGGGGAAGGGCATCTTCGACTGCCGCAAGAACGTGCTGGGGCACATGCAGCAG GGCGGCACCCCGACCCCCTTCGACAGGAATTTCGGCACTAAAATGGGCGCCAAGGCGGTGGCTTGGATCACCGGGAAGATCAAGGAGTGCTCCCGGCACG GTCGCATCTTCGCCAACACGGCCGACTCGGCCTGCCTGCTGGGCATGCGCAAGCGCAGCCTCGTCTTCCAGCCCGTCGCCGAGCTCAAGGAGCAGACAGATTTCGA GCACCGCATCCCCAAGGAGCAGTGGTGGCTGAAGCTGCGCCCCATCCTGAAGATCCTGGCCAAGTACAACATCGAGCTGGACACCTCGGAGAAGGCGCACCTGGAGCACGTCAGGCAGAAGAGGATCTCCCTCGAATCCAACATCTGA